A section of the Pseudorasbora parva isolate DD20220531a chromosome 2, ASM2467924v1, whole genome shotgun sequence genome encodes:
- the LOC137043987 gene encoding uncharacterized protein isoform X1, whose protein sequence is MFSTFFLCQIILALICQTLCYEPTNEDFKCFNDYETEMKCSFMSDSLMNCTEYKLNITHPELDTFKKYTCFFEGSHHSANCECKCKVQGFVATEIFSTTLLKGTRVLFNKTFETRHFIKPKTPVLSVKKTENGNFYVTWDNKYETIGNIFAKSLEINLTYRIEGGHKNISKKVPNSQGFYDILGTHLQPNTNYILTATMSTSYNNHKILSDESAPVEFTTSSSLHELVKTVVPALCVGLIIIICTIFFFVLRMKMNWWDKISKPKIDQSNLGEEKGHILPPSILNFSPIHVEITKLDFEEEKKLNSVSSIDTNNEKSSHSVESAAGDYGQAGFDSGSDKENRSEINVSSRVNHALDEDFKSFFANNTASNKGTTMVVKSVDISSSRERNRANRDSGNCSGSSVFSNMSYMESATDDSSFLEQLSCDHSCQSNKKDVFSFEDFSMSADISKNQFNFPTSDAMEDGYRCFNSVVNQGNDPDADACLNLLNDVDADEKFIVKNLIASRNPLYPSLSVHDGSITPSDDGYQAFEGLTKSTEGQWSTSIKTEQALNECGALKFPHSTGQDPTPSEQPSLRTTSLHFSPFIQIDMSYQSV, encoded by the exons ATGTTTTCCACATTTTTTCTTTGTCAGATCATCCTCGCACTCATCTGCCAAACACTTTGTTACG AACCAACAAATGAGGACTTTAAGTGTTTCAATGACTATGAGACAGAAATGAAGTGCAGTTTCATGTCTGACAGCCTCATGAATTGCACAGAATACAAACTCAACATCACACATCCTGAATTAGATAc gtttaaaaaatatacttgcTTCTTTGAGGGAAGTCATCACAGTGCCAATTGTGAATGCAAATGTAAAGTCCAAGGGTTTGTTGCAACAGAGATATTTTCTACTACACTTCTGAAAGGAACACgtgttttatttaacaaaacatTTGAGACAAGACATTTCA TAAAACCAAAAACTCCAGTCCTATCAGTGAAGAAGACTGAAAATGGAAATTTTTATGTAACTTGGGATAACAAGTATGAGACAATAggaaacatttttgcaaaaagtTTGGAAATAAATCTGACCTATAGGATTGAAGGAGGACATAAAAAT ATTTCCAAAAAGGTACCAAACTCCCAGGGATTTTATGATATTTTGGGCACACATCTCCAGCCAAACACCAACTACATTCTGACAGCAACAATGAGCACGAGCTATAACAACCACAAGATACTGAGTGATGAGAGCGCACCAGTTGAGTTCACCACCT CCTCATCTCTACATGAATTAGTCAAAACGGTGGTTCCAGCTCTGTGTGTTGGTTTAATCATCATCATTTGTACTATCTTCTTCTTCGTTTTGAG GATGAAGATGAATTGGTGGGACAAAATCTCCAAGCCCAAAATAGATCAGTCTAATCTTGGAGAAGAGAAG gGTCATATTTTGCCTCCTTCCATTTTGAACTTCTCACCAATCCATGTAGAGATAACAAAACTGGACTTTGAGGAGGAAAAGAAGTT GAATTCGGTGTCATCTATAGATACAAACAATGAGAAAAGTTCTCACAGTGTTGAGTCAGCGGCAGGCGATTATGGCCAGGCTGGCTTTGATTCTGGTAGCGACAAAGAGAATCGCAGTGAGATCAACGTCTCATCACGTGTCAATCATGCCCTTGATGAGGATTTCAAATCCTTTTTTGCCAACAACACAGCCAGCAATAAGGGCACTACGATGGTAGTCAAGAGTGTTGATATCAGTTCCTCAAGAGAACGCAACCGTGCAAACCGAGATTCGGGAAACTGCTCTGGCTCATCGGTTTTCAGCAACATGTCGTATATGGAATCGGCCACTGATGATTCTTCATTCCTGGAGCAGCTGAGCTGTGATCATTCTTGTCAATCCAACAAGAAGGATGTTTTTAGCTTTGAAGACTTTTCTATGAGCGCTGATATCAGCAAAAACCAGTTTAACTTTCCCACTAGTGATGCTATGGAAGACGGTTATCGGTGCTTCAACAGTGTTGTGAACCAGGGAAATGATCCAGATGCAGATGCTTGCTTAAACCTTTTAAATGATGTTGATGCTGATGAAAAATTCATTGTGAAAAATCTCATCGCTAGTAGAAATCCACTTTATCCTTCTTTGTCGGTTCACGATGGCAGCATCACACCAAGTGATGATGGATATCAGGCTTTTGAAGGCTTAACAAAGAGCACAGAAGGACAGTGGAGCACGAGCATCAAAACCGAACAAGCACTTAATGAATGTGGAGCGCTGAAATTCCCCCACAGCACCGGCCAAGATCCCACACCATCAGAGCAGCCAAGTTTGAGGACCACTTCTTTGCATTTCTCGCCTTTTATTCAAATAGACATGTCTTATCAGTCAGTGTAG